Proteins found in one Alteromonas macleodii genomic segment:
- a CDS encoding LysR family transcriptional regulator: MNLNRIDLNLFAVFDAIYTAGSLTKAADVLCITQPAVSNSLARLREMLNDPLFVRTGHSMTPTPVAQNIIVPARQALALLRKSVQESHTFDPLTAEKSFNFASRDLLEASIMPRLVSRLQNLAPNIALTNYEIPRSQVVSAMAAGTLDFFADASTFTDPHLCKEKIAQDRFVVLARKNHPALKNGLDLDTFLRLGHINVSQRKSGAGPIDVALDKMGKRRKEVMRGQHFLTVPSTIVKTDLIACLPFHLAKHYDLAIYELPFDLPPVEYYLYWHVSADHDYAHMWMREQIMEVASNFKPH, encoded by the coding sequence ATGAATCTCAATAGAATTGATTTAAACCTGTTTGCCGTATTCGACGCTATTTATACGGCTGGTAGTTTAACCAAGGCAGCTGATGTCTTGTGTATCACCCAACCAGCGGTTAGTAACTCGTTAGCCAGATTAAGAGAAATGTTGAACGACCCACTTTTCGTGCGCACAGGTCACAGTATGACCCCTACACCCGTAGCACAGAACATTATCGTGCCAGCCCGGCAGGCGCTTGCATTGTTACGCAAGAGCGTCCAGGAAAGCCACACGTTTGACCCACTCACTGCCGAGAAGTCTTTTAACTTTGCCAGTCGAGATTTGTTAGAGGCCAGTATCATGCCTCGCCTAGTGTCTCGTTTACAGAATTTAGCGCCTAATATCGCCCTAACGAATTATGAGATTCCTCGAAGCCAAGTAGTTTCAGCAATGGCGGCAGGTACGCTAGATTTCTTCGCCGATGCATCTACGTTTACTGATCCGCATCTGTGTAAAGAGAAAATAGCGCAAGACCGATTTGTGGTACTTGCTCGCAAAAACCACCCTGCTCTTAAAAACGGTTTGGATTTAGATACATTTTTGCGTTTGGGGCATATTAACGTATCTCAGCGCAAATCTGGTGCGGGTCCTATTGATGTTGCTCTCGACAAGATGGGCAAACGAAGAAAAGAGGTTATGCGTGGGCAGCACTTCTTGACCGTGCCTAGTACTATCGTAAAAACTGATCTAATCGCCTGCTTACCGTTTCATTTGGCGAAGCACTATGATTTAGCTATTTACGAACTTCCTTTTGACCTGCCACCGGTAGAATACTACTTGTATTGGCACGTTAGTGCAGACCACGACTATGCACATATGTGGATGCGTGAGCAAATTATGGAAGTGGCAAGTAACTTCAAGCCTCATTGA
- a CDS encoding MaoC family dehydratase, whose protein sequence is MKTLLDLSVGDVLEQADFLTVTQDMINQFADATGDHQWIHLDTTRCEKESPFKTTIAHGFLSASLMPKAFGEVLAPSDNIASMINYGIDKLRFLEPVKCNDALKYQFKLVDVSDKPQGKLFKVEASCILKSSGNPALVGSFLMLAVIKPQ, encoded by the coding sequence ATGAAGACGCTTTTAGATTTATCGGTTGGGGATGTGCTTGAACAAGCTGATTTTTTAACTGTAACTCAAGACATGATTAATCAATTTGCTGATGCCACTGGCGATCATCAGTGGATTCATCTAGACACAACTCGCTGTGAAAAAGAGAGTCCATTTAAAACAACCATTGCACACGGTTTTTTAAGTGCCAGTCTTATGCCCAAAGCTTTTGGTGAGGTACTTGCTCCAAGTGACAACATTGCCTCAATGATAAACTATGGCATAGATAAACTTCGATTCCTTGAACCGGTCAAATGCAATGACGCGTTAAAGTACCAATTTAAACTTGTTGATGTAAGCGATAAGCCTCAAGGTAAGCTTTTTAAGGTAGAGGCTAGCTGCATTTTGAAGTCGAGCGGGAACCCAGCACTAGTAGGAAGCTTTTTAATGTTGGCGGTCATTAAACCACAATAG
- a CDS encoding entericidin A/B family lipoprotein produces the protein MEMLNSTTRKHTFLALIFAASIGSLGGCATIEGAGEDIQSAGEAVEEGAQEASN, from the coding sequence ATGGAAATGTTAAATTCAACAACACGTAAACATACGTTTTTAGCACTTATTTTTGCAGCGAGTATTGGAAGCTTGGGCGGTTGCGCGACTATCGAAGGCGCTGGTGAAGATATTCAAAGTGCAGGCGAAGCAGTTGAAGAAGGTGCACAAGAAGCGTCAAATTAA
- a CDS encoding mechanosensitive ion channel family protein, whose product MEFPKIDEVYKLLSEKLEGWMEGAITLLPNIVVAFVIAIVFGLIAKMVGNVAGKLMRRTFESHQIAGLLTSIIKALVLVAGIFIALDFVGLKGTVTSLLAGAGIVGLAIGFAFQDMTENFIAGVAMGIRKPFDIGDVIEAEGVFGNVKEINLRNTLVETFYGQLEVIPNKILFRNILTNYSYLGYRRIEVPVGISYADDIEKAAQVITDAMNDKDYVIKKDETAVYAESFGDSSINLLLWFWIRYPGEPGFMVVRHDAINTVKTVLEDNDILIPFPIRTLDFNAKGGDKLNAMLKQRDERSSSDNNSSSQTNGDEKAADNSSQADDE is encoded by the coding sequence ATGGAGTTCCCCAAGATAGATGAAGTATACAAGCTTCTAAGTGAAAAGCTTGAAGGCTGGATGGAAGGCGCAATCACCTTACTACCAAACATTGTTGTTGCATTTGTCATTGCGATTGTTTTTGGTCTTATCGCTAAAATGGTAGGAAATGTTGCAGGCAAGTTGATGCGACGGACCTTTGAGTCTCATCAGATAGCCGGTCTTCTTACGTCTATTATTAAAGCCCTAGTTCTTGTTGCCGGTATATTTATCGCCCTAGATTTTGTCGGCCTAAAAGGCACGGTAACATCTCTTCTTGCTGGTGCGGGTATCGTTGGCCTAGCCATTGGTTTTGCGTTTCAAGATATGACGGAAAACTTCATTGCCGGTGTAGCAATGGGCATCAGAAAGCCTTTCGATATTGGTGATGTGATTGAGGCTGAAGGGGTCTTTGGAAACGTCAAAGAAATAAACCTACGCAATACGCTTGTTGAAACCTTTTATGGCCAACTTGAAGTTATCCCAAACAAGATCCTATTTCGCAATATCTTGACCAACTACTCCTATCTAGGCTACCGGAGGATAGAGGTTCCGGTTGGCATTTCATACGCTGACGATATTGAAAAAGCCGCGCAAGTTATCACCGATGCGATGAACGATAAAGACTATGTAATTAAAAAGGACGAGACCGCCGTTTATGCAGAATCATTCGGCGACTCGAGTATCAATTTACTACTGTGGTTTTGGATCCGCTATCCCGGAGAACCTGGGTTCATGGTTGTGCGTCACGACGCCATTAACACAGTCAAGACCGTGCTAGAAGACAACGACATTCTAATCCCGTTCCCTATCAGAACATTAGATTTTAATGCAAAAGGTGGCGATAAGCTCAATGCTATGCTCAAGCAGCGCGATGAGAGGAGTTCATCTGATAATAATTCATCGTCACAAACAAACGGTGACGAAAAAGCGGCTGATAATTCAAGTCAAGCCGATGATGAGTAA
- a CDS encoding TonB-dependent receptor: MKFKTRKTAVAAMVGTALFCSPYIASAQESDVESEQEAKKDVELILVTGSFVRRSENFESPSPLAVVDSVAIDAIGAKNIADITQTLTINTGAENNPDAFTQNATAGTSNINLRGLGVASTLVLLNNKRQVVTAQPTNEGLNFVDTSSLVPMIAIDRMEVVKDGASALYGSDAVAGVVNFITKRNYDGAMVTADYQDGAHGDNKEYILQGLWGATGDNGSVLAAISYTNRSPLFLSDRRLSRPQDDTSALGNPGSFFLNIPGAGPLPIIDPYGCEEFGGAPNLLAPSGTIPGLEVGFCGFDFGKFYSYVADESRTNAYVRADYVFDNDITWTAEFSTARNRAERGGAPSFPILTSPIVPDYHPQNPFGQPVAFFGRAEGNGFPGDSANTESDTLRFSTSLQGVTDTGFWEVSYTRAVNDFVFRVPDVLNTEFQLALYGLGGSNCDPIAGSPGVGDCEFFNPFASSYTSAPNSDYVVSSFTGTEVIDSKADLEVFEAFTSFDVFEMGGGFAALALGVQYRENQLSQDYDDLANQDSFTFVIGNPDIDGSQDVWAAFGELALPINDELDVQLAVRYEDYGGSIGSTVDPKLAISWRATDEFSLRGSISTSFRAPTVFLAQGGATSLQQLIDPVQGATAFVAVRTSGNEDLKPEESTAYNIGFSYEPFRDLSVEVDYWNFEFEDLIIQENAQAVLNEDPTNTERVIRAGDPLTGPVLQVNNTYVNASSLETSGLDFVTSYKIETDFGNFTPTLNATYITKYDLMDPQAGNIDGAGRRNFNNIGVSSPELRANLGLAWQSDIHAANIFLRYISSYDDDQNCADGTANVGGCSNGFYEVDSHLTVDAQYNIDLGGLYDTEQSYVLTLGAINLFDEEPPQLFTNSGFDSKVHDPRGRQIYARLAIEF; the protein is encoded by the coding sequence ATGAAATTTAAAACGCGTAAGACAGCAGTAGCCGCAATGGTCGGCACTGCGTTATTTTGCTCTCCTTATATCGCATCAGCCCAAGAATCTGACGTTGAATCCGAGCAAGAAGCTAAGAAAGACGTAGAACTAATCCTTGTTACCGGAAGCTTTGTTCGCAGAAGCGAAAACTTTGAATCTCCATCACCGCTCGCTGTTGTTGACAGTGTTGCAATAGACGCCATTGGTGCCAAAAATATCGCGGATATCACTCAGACGTTAACCATCAACACTGGTGCAGAGAACAACCCAGACGCTTTCACCCAAAATGCCACCGCAGGCACCTCTAACATCAACCTTCGCGGTTTAGGTGTAGCATCTACTTTGGTACTGCTTAATAACAAGCGCCAAGTTGTTACCGCTCAGCCTACAAACGAAGGGCTCAACTTTGTAGACACAAGCTCGCTTGTACCTATGATTGCCATTGACAGAATGGAAGTAGTTAAAGATGGCGCATCTGCTTTGTATGGTTCAGATGCCGTTGCAGGTGTGGTTAACTTTATTACTAAGCGTAACTATGACGGTGCCATGGTGACTGCTGACTACCAAGACGGTGCACACGGCGACAATAAAGAATATATTTTGCAAGGTTTGTGGGGGGCAACAGGCGATAACGGGAGCGTATTAGCGGCAATTAGTTACACAAATCGTTCACCCCTGTTTTTAAGCGACCGACGCTTAAGCCGACCACAAGATGATACAAGTGCATTGGGTAATCCTGGCTCTTTCTTTTTAAATATTCCTGGTGCAGGCCCTCTACCTATTATTGACCCTTACGGATGTGAAGAATTTGGCGGCGCACCAAACCTGCTTGCGCCTAGTGGCACCATCCCGGGGTTAGAGGTTGGTTTTTGTGGTTTTGACTTTGGTAAGTTCTATTCTTATGTAGCTGATGAGAGCAGAACTAACGCCTACGTTCGCGCTGACTATGTATTTGATAATGATATTACGTGGACAGCTGAATTCAGTACTGCTAGAAACCGTGCTGAACGGGGCGGGGCACCGAGCTTCCCTATATTAACGTCGCCTATCGTTCCAGATTATCACCCGCAAAACCCATTTGGTCAGCCAGTGGCGTTTTTTGGGCGTGCTGAAGGTAATGGTTTTCCTGGTGATTCAGCCAATACCGAATCGGATACCTTGCGCTTCAGTACTAGCTTGCAGGGCGTAACAGATACTGGTTTCTGGGAGGTCAGCTACACCCGTGCAGTGAACGATTTTGTATTTAGAGTACCCGATGTGCTCAATACCGAGTTTCAACTTGCATTATACGGGCTAGGTGGCTCAAATTGTGACCCAATTGCTGGCTCGCCGGGAGTGGGTGACTGTGAATTCTTCAATCCGTTTGCGAGTTCATATACGAGTGCTCCGAATTCTGACTATGTAGTGAGTTCATTTACCGGAACAGAGGTTATTGATTCGAAAGCAGATCTTGAAGTATTCGAAGCGTTTACCTCGTTTGATGTGTTCGAAATGGGCGGCGGCTTTGCAGCATTAGCGCTAGGCGTCCAATACCGTGAAAATCAGCTTAGCCAAGACTACGATGACTTGGCTAATCAGGACAGCTTTACCTTTGTAATCGGCAACCCCGATATTGACGGTAGTCAAGACGTATGGGCAGCCTTTGGTGAGCTTGCGTTGCCTATTAATGACGAATTAGATGTGCAATTAGCAGTGCGTTATGAAGATTACGGCGGCTCTATTGGCAGCACAGTCGACCCTAAACTGGCTATATCATGGCGCGCCACTGATGAGTTTTCATTACGGGGTTCAATATCCACGTCGTTCAGAGCGCCAACGGTATTCTTAGCGCAGGGGGGCGCTACATCGTTGCAGCAGCTTATCGACCCCGTGCAAGGTGCAACTGCTTTCGTGGCAGTTAGAACATCAGGTAATGAAGATTTAAAACCAGAAGAGTCGACTGCTTACAATATTGGTTTCTCTTATGAGCCTTTCAGAGACCTTTCTGTTGAGGTTGATTATTGGAACTTTGAGTTCGAAGACCTGATCATTCAGGAAAATGCGCAAGCTGTGCTAAATGAAGATCCGACCAATACAGAGAGAGTAATTCGCGCGGGTGACCCGCTAACAGGGCCTGTACTTCAAGTAAATAACACCTACGTTAATGCAAGCTCGCTAGAAACGTCAGGTCTCGATTTCGTTACAAGTTATAAAATTGAAACGGATTTTGGTAACTTTACGCCAACGTTAAATGCAACTTACATTACTAAATACGATTTGATGGACCCTCAGGCTGGTAACATTGATGGCGCTGGACGTCGTAATTTCAATAACATAGGTGTGTCTTCACCTGAGTTGCGTGCTAACTTAGGTTTAGCATGGCAAAGCGATATTCATGCTGCCAATATCTTTCTACGTTATATTTCGTCTTATGATGACGATCAAAACTGTGCAGACGGGACGGCTAACGTAGGTGGTTGCTCAAATGGCTTTTATGAAGTTGATAGCCACCTAACGGTTGATGCCCAATACAATATTGATTTGGGCGGGTTGTACGATACCGAGCAAAGCTATGTATTAACTTTAGGTGCCATTAACTTGTTCGATGAAGAGCCGCCTCAATTATTTACCAACAGCGGTTTTGACTCTAAGGTTCATGATCCAAGAGGGCGCCAAATTTATGCTCGCTTAGCAATTGAGTTTTAA
- a CDS encoding 4a-hydroxytetrahydrobiopterin dehydratase — protein MATKLSEKEITAKLDALNELVSDDTPWEQSGDTIKKTFKFKSFIRAFGWMSQIAIWAEKLKHHPEWFNVYNKVEVTLTTHDADGLTELDFSLAEKMEKFR, from the coding sequence ATGGCGACTAAGCTGTCAGAGAAAGAAATCACTGCAAAGTTAGATGCGTTGAACGAACTGGTATCAGATGACACACCTTGGGAACAAAGTGGAGATACAATTAAAAAGACGTTCAAGTTTAAAAGTTTTATACGTGCATTTGGGTGGATGTCGCAAATCGCGATTTGGGCGGAAAAACTAAAACATCACCCCGAATGGTTCAACGTATATAACAAAGTGGAAGTGACATTGACTACTCATGATGCTGATGGACTAACGGAACTCGATTTTTCACTTGCAGAAAAAATGGAAAAATTTAGATAG
- a CDS encoding MHYT domain-containing protein, with amino-acid sequence MIARFFTYEGHATLIEGAYHFPLVALSLLVAVFASFMAFNVAGQAAVTQDKLRRNTLLITGSIALGGGIWSMHFLGMTAFDLCLPVNYDPLITALSAIPGVAAAWVALNLLIKTRISVTEVVLGGVLMGAGIGTMHYSGMAAMEMAPLLRYDLSVFALSIVVAVCLAMLSLWIKFGITAAAKSRKMLGKHALLASIVMGLAIAGMHYTGMAAARFVLPPGMETSGQSSNIAVYLAISIAIVTLVLITMVLGISLLFKYRDVMLRAIESERIQSAITDTAVDAILTVDDKGIIKTANPAVEQIYGYTQQEIVGMHASDMVTPERRHLYGDDFFSQRVVPTEQIIGTGREVEVLRKGGERIPVRLGVGYTKIDGKPVFVSFASDLRKRKEIEDALRESEAKFRSLISNIPGMAYRCLNMPGWPMVFVSDAVFDITGYSPSDFVLPDPKRSFTDLYHPDDIERLSNVSTEHNAFSYEYRIIAKSGEVKWVTEHGTHVKDNDGNILYVDGFISDITQRRVMEDELKAAKDKAEQAAAARTAFLANMSHEIRTPMNAIIGFSDLMLGESLREEQKSHLTTINRSARSLLHLLNDILDSAKLDKGKLDLDYRDFLIREELDLVVSTFWLEAKRKKVGLVLNVDSSVATGYRGVPERMRQVLNNLIGNAVKFTHEGEVSINVRGDDKFVYFSVSDTGIGMTQEQVDRVFDPFSQADASMSRKYGGTGLGTTISKQLVELMGGNICVTSEKGKGSTFTFRLPLEAVEVSDYTPDTLESTSTQLQSTLNLLVVDDVQQNVELLSLLLTRAGHQVDTATDGVQALEKMELASFDVVLMDLQMPNLDGLEAAKQRRKFEREHQLPPTPIIALTASVLVQDKHAAQQAGMEGFANKPVDFGLLMEEVARVLKLDTVFAADTPIENDSESAFKADKATLDLKKAVGLWGSVETILQEVDKFTSTSREKVDELMNAAIREDYKAVASLSHGLKGTSGNLCLTTFFRITKEIEAQALKSIIDIEQVNQLRDALEKIELMLSESPLYAENAINESIDNALLLSHLKAILNSVEQNMVDEEELSFLKEIGCSNHSEQIGQILLDIDDFEFELAHEHISSLIQELK; translated from the coding sequence ATGATTGCTCGCTTTTTCACGTACGAAGGACACGCCACATTAATTGAAGGCGCTTATCATTTCCCCCTTGTTGCTCTGTCTTTATTAGTCGCTGTTTTCGCTTCATTTATGGCGTTTAACGTTGCAGGGCAAGCAGCTGTCACTCAAGACAAATTAAGACGAAATACTTTATTAATTACCGGTAGCATAGCGCTAGGGGGCGGTATTTGGTCAATGCATTTTCTAGGCATGACCGCCTTTGATTTGTGTTTACCTGTCAATTACGACCCCTTGATAACTGCACTTTCTGCTATTCCTGGTGTGGCTGCTGCTTGGGTAGCTCTGAACCTTTTGATTAAAACCCGTATTAGCGTTACCGAGGTAGTTTTAGGTGGCGTGTTGATGGGAGCTGGGATAGGCACCATGCATTATAGTGGTATGGCCGCAATGGAGATGGCGCCGCTTCTTCGCTATGACCTTAGTGTATTCGCTCTTTCTATCGTCGTTGCTGTTTGTTTGGCAATGCTATCGCTATGGATAAAGTTTGGTATTACTGCCGCGGCTAAAAGCAGAAAAATGCTGGGTAAGCACGCATTACTTGCGAGTATTGTTATGGGGCTGGCCATTGCGGGTATGCACTATACTGGCATGGCTGCGGCAAGATTTGTTTTACCACCTGGTATGGAAACGTCCGGCCAGTCGTCAAATATCGCCGTCTATCTAGCTATTTCTATTGCTATCGTAACACTAGTGCTAATTACCATGGTGTTGGGAATTAGCCTTTTATTTAAATACCGCGATGTGATGTTGCGCGCGATAGAAAGTGAACGAATTCAAAGCGCGATTACTGATACTGCCGTCGACGCTATTCTCACCGTGGATGATAAGGGCATCATCAAAACCGCTAACCCCGCTGTAGAGCAAATTTATGGTTACACGCAGCAAGAAATAGTGGGTATGCACGCTTCCGACATGGTCACCCCTGAAAGACGGCATCTGTATGGCGACGACTTTTTTAGCCAGCGCGTAGTGCCTACTGAACAAATAATTGGTACCGGGAGAGAAGTAGAAGTTCTCAGAAAAGGTGGTGAGCGGATACCAGTGCGCTTAGGCGTAGGCTACACAAAAATAGACGGTAAGCCAGTTTTTGTTTCCTTTGCTTCCGACCTTAGAAAACGTAAAGAAATCGAAGATGCGTTGCGTGAAAGTGAGGCTAAGTTTAGAAGTTTGATTTCGAATATCCCGGGTATGGCCTATCGATGCTTAAATATGCCAGGCTGGCCTATGGTTTTTGTAAGTGACGCTGTGTTTGACATTACTGGTTATTCACCCAGCGATTTCGTATTACCCGATCCAAAACGTTCGTTTACCGACCTTTACCATCCAGACGATATTGAGCGGCTTTCTAATGTTAGTACTGAACACAATGCCTTCTCTTATGAATATCGCATTATAGCTAAATCAGGTGAAGTAAAGTGGGTAACAGAGCATGGCACTCATGTAAAAGACAATGATGGCAATATCCTATATGTCGATGGTTTTATATCAGACATAACCCAAAGGCGGGTTATGGAGGATGAGTTAAAAGCTGCGAAAGACAAAGCTGAACAAGCAGCTGCAGCACGTACTGCATTTCTTGCCAATATGAGTCACGAAATTCGTACACCTATGAACGCGATCATTGGTTTTAGCGACTTGATGTTAGGGGAGTCATTGCGTGAAGAACAGAAATCCCATCTCACCACGATAAACCGTTCAGCCCGTTCACTGCTGCACCTTCTTAACGACATACTGGATAGCGCAAAGTTAGATAAGGGGAAGCTTGACTTAGATTACCGCGACTTTCTTATTCGAGAAGAATTAGATTTGGTTGTTTCTACATTTTGGTTAGAAGCTAAGCGTAAAAAGGTGGGGCTAGTCCTAAATGTGGATTCTTCGGTCGCAACTGGTTACAGAGGTGTGCCAGAGCGCATGCGACAAGTGCTCAATAACCTTATCGGTAATGCCGTTAAATTCACTCATGAAGGTGAAGTGTCGATTAACGTAAGAGGTGACGATAAGTTTGTCTATTTTAGCGTGTCAGATACCGGCATTGGTATGACGCAAGAACAAGTGGATCGCGTTTTCGACCCGTTCTCGCAAGCGGACGCGTCGATGAGCAGAAAATATGGCGGAACTGGCCTGGGAACCACTATTTCTAAACAGCTTGTTGAACTTATGGGCGGAAACATCTGTGTTACCAGTGAAAAAGGCAAAGGAAGCACCTTTACCTTTAGGTTGCCGCTAGAAGCGGTTGAAGTCAGTGACTATACACCTGACACTTTAGAATCGACTTCAACCCAACTTCAATCGACGTTAAATCTATTAGTGGTTGATGATGTACAACAAAATGTAGAGCTTTTGTCATTGCTCCTCACGCGAGCAGGGCATCAGGTAGATACTGCTACTGATGGTGTCCAAGCGTTAGAAAAAATGGAGTTGGCTTCATTTGATGTTGTTCTAATGGACTTGCAAATGCCCAACTTAGACGGATTAGAGGCCGCAAAGCAACGACGTAAATTTGAGCGAGAACACCAGCTACCCCCAACACCTATTATTGCGTTGACTGCAAGTGTTTTAGTGCAGGATAAGCATGCGGCGCAACAAGCCGGCATGGAAGGGTTTGCTAACAAACCTGTGGATTTTGGCTTACTTATGGAAGAAGTGGCGCGGGTGCTGAAACTCGATACTGTTTTTGCCGCCGACACGCCGATAGAAAATGACTCAGAATCAGCGTTTAAAGCCGATAAAGCTACCTTAGATTTGAAGAAAGCGGTTGGTCTGTGGGGAAGCGTTGAGACGATATTGCAAGAAGTGGACAAATTCACTTCAACAAGTAGAGAAAAGGTCGACGAGTTGATGAACGCAGCTATTAGAGAAGACTATAAAGCGGTAGCATCGCTTTCTCATGGCTTAAAAGGAACGTCGGGTAACCTATGTTTAACTACCTTCTTCCGTATCACTAAAGAGATAGAGGCGCAGGCGCTGAAATCAATTATTGATATTGAACAAGTCAATCAGCTCCGCGACGCTCTAGAGAAGATAGAACTGATGCTAAGTGAATCGCCCTTATATGCAGAAAATGCAATCAATGAAAGTATAGACAATGCTTTGCTCCTAAGTCACCTGAAAGCTATTCTCAATAGTGTAGAGCAAAATATGGTGGATGAAGAGGAACTGTCATTTTTAAAAGAAATAGGGTGCTCCAATCATAGTGAGCAAATCGGTCAAATTCTCTTAGATATAGATGACTTTGAGTTTGAATTGGCGCACGAGCACATTTCTTCACTAATACAAGAGTTAAAGTAG
- a CDS encoding response regulator codes for MLEIEIEKPTLLVVDDEPVNLRVLKQLLASDYQLVFARNGEEALKLTEARQPSLILLDVMMPGLTGFEVCRQLKQQSSTKHIPVIFVTALNDEHEETEGFEAGAVDYITKPISPAIVKARVKTHLSLVQADELLDSRLQVVQRLGRAAEYNDNETGMHVMRMSHYAKELALAYGMTEKQAETLLHAAPMHDIGKIGIADSIMLKPGKLTDEEFATMKQHPEIGAEIIGDCGDSLLLKVAKSVSLTHHEKWDGTGYPNGLAGEDIPIEGRICAIADVFDALTSKRPYKDAWSIDKTVEFMESQKGKHFEPKLVELMIEIMPKILDIKAKFKDED; via the coding sequence ATGTTAGAGATTGAAATTGAAAAACCTACTTTATTAGTTGTTGATGATGAGCCTGTAAATTTACGGGTTTTGAAGCAACTTTTAGCATCGGACTACCAGCTTGTTTTTGCAAGAAACGGTGAAGAAGCGCTAAAGCTTACTGAGGCTAGACAGCCAAGTTTAATATTACTCGATGTCATGATGCCTGGGCTTACGGGGTTTGAAGTCTGTCGTCAACTTAAGCAGCAGTCGAGTACCAAGCATATCCCCGTTATCTTTGTCACGGCGTTAAACGATGAGCATGAAGAAACTGAGGGCTTCGAAGCTGGTGCCGTGGATTACATTACTAAACCCATATCACCGGCAATCGTCAAAGCACGGGTGAAAACCCATTTGAGTTTAGTACAGGCTGATGAGCTTTTAGATAGCCGATTACAGGTCGTTCAACGGTTAGGAAGAGCAGCAGAGTACAATGATAATGAGACAGGCATGCATGTTATGCGCATGAGTCATTATGCTAAAGAGTTGGCGTTAGCTTATGGCATGACAGAAAAACAAGCAGAAACCTTGCTACATGCCGCACCTATGCACGACATTGGCAAAATTGGTATTGCTGATAGCATCATGCTTAAGCCTGGTAAGCTTACCGATGAAGAATTTGCCACTATGAAGCAACATCCAGAAATTGGCGCTGAGATCATCGGTGATTGCGGCGATTCTTTACTGCTCAAAGTGGCAAAGTCAGTTTCATTGACCCACCATGAGAAATGGGATGGAACGGGTTACCCGAACGGACTTGCCGGAGAGGATATTCCTATTGAGGGACGCATTTGTGCTATTGCTGATGTGTTTGATGCACTTACCAGTAAACGGCCTTATAAAGACGCATGGAGTATCGACAAAACTGTCGAATTTATGGAGAGCCAGAAAGGGAAGCATTTCGAACCAAAACTGGTCGAATTAATGATAGAAATTATGCCTAAAATACTCGACATAAAAGCCAAGTTTAAAGATGAGGACTAA